A portion of the Stigmatella aurantiaca DW4/3-1 genome contains these proteins:
- a CDS encoding cyclic nucleotide-binding domain-containing protein — protein sequence MAPLSLAALPTFPKPSAPSQSRPAPLPSRDAGNEAQAMPLRETKDRGMALLAQGYWEAALQLFQEVVRAAPHEPSHHQKVAELLQRLGRTQEAIVEYSQAAESWAKEGRLLRAIALCKLILQLDETHTATQSLLADLQARQEPPRGVTSRPVQPLPPGLKPARARSEPASLAPMAPIPLFASLGREMFLEMLAGVERSVFQRGERILQEGAPGSSMFVIVEGEVNVVRQGQEGQPLTVATLGEGGFFGEMALLYPVPRLASVVAGTRTVLLEFSRERMEDIATRYPQVAEVVQRLYQGRLLANVLRSNLLFAAWPEALQRGVAEAFTPVAVPAGEELLTRGHPAHQLYFLLRGHCTVFHKHLDGHETAYPGMNEGAVFGEVSLLRSRLVTASVRTTTPCVLLKLEQTHLERLLMTYPALREELRQLGAERLLRTTQLLSGQKLPRASACI from the coding sequence ATGGCCCCTCTGAGCCTCGCCGCCCTGCCCACCTTCCCCAAGCCTTCCGCCCCCTCCCAGAGCAGGCCTGCCCCCCTCCCCTCCCGGGATGCAGGCAATGAGGCGCAGGCCATGCCCCTGCGGGAGACCAAGGACCGGGGCATGGCGCTGCTCGCCCAGGGGTACTGGGAGGCGGCACTGCAACTGTTCCAGGAGGTGGTGCGGGCTGCCCCCCACGAGCCCTCCCACCACCAGAAGGTGGCCGAGCTGCTCCAGCGCCTCGGACGGACGCAGGAGGCCATCGTGGAGTACTCGCAGGCGGCGGAGTCCTGGGCGAAGGAAGGCAGGCTCCTGCGCGCCATCGCCCTGTGCAAGCTCATCCTCCAGCTGGATGAGACCCACACCGCGACCCAGTCGCTCCTGGCGGACCTCCAGGCCCGGCAGGAGCCGCCCCGCGGTGTCACCTCGCGCCCGGTCCAGCCCCTGCCTCCCGGGCTGAAGCCGGCACGGGCCCGTTCCGAGCCAGCCTCCCTCGCGCCGATGGCGCCCATTCCCCTCTTCGCGTCCCTCGGACGCGAGATGTTCCTGGAGATGCTCGCGGGCGTCGAGCGCAGCGTGTTCCAGAGGGGCGAGCGCATCCTCCAGGAGGGGGCGCCCGGAAGCTCCATGTTCGTCATCGTGGAAGGCGAGGTGAACGTGGTGCGCCAGGGCCAAGAGGGCCAGCCCCTCACCGTGGCCACCTTGGGAGAAGGCGGTTTCTTCGGAGAGATGGCCCTGCTCTACCCGGTGCCCCGGCTGGCCAGCGTGGTGGCCGGAACGCGCACGGTGCTCCTGGAGTTCTCCCGGGAGCGGATGGAGGACATCGCCACGCGCTACCCACAGGTCGCGGAGGTGGTTCAACGCCTCTACCAGGGCCGGTTACTCGCCAACGTGCTGCGCAGCAATCTCCTCTTCGCCGCCTGGCCCGAGGCGCTTCAGCGCGGGGTGGCGGAAGCCTTCACCCCTGTCGCCGTCCCGGCGGGCGAGGAGTTGCTGACCCGGGGGCATCCCGCCCACCAGCTCTACTTCCTGCTGCGCGGCCACTGCACCGTCTTCCACAAGCACCTGGATGGCCACGAGACGGCTTATCCCGGCATGAATGAAGGCGCCGTCTTCGGTGAGGTGTCCCTGCTGCGCAGCAGGCTCGTCACCGCCTCGGTCCGCACCACCACCCCCTGCGTGCTGCTGAAGCTGGAACAGACCCACCTCGAGCGGCTCCTCATGACCTACCCCGCCCTGCGCGAGGAGTTGCGGCAACTGGGCGCCGAGCGCCTGCTGCGCACCACGCAATTGCTGTCTGGACAAAAGCTGCCCCGCGCCTCGGCGTGCATCTGA
- a CDS encoding protein kinase domain-containing protein, which yields MTERPIGGRYILERRIAGGGMGAIWMALDSQLQRHVALKQMASHRVSCAEDRQRFAREAKAIARLHHPHVVQVHDYGVDEDVPYIVMELLEGEDLEALLGRRQRLTPAAVTPLLLQAARALDAAHAAGIVHRDLKPANLFLAHVDGEEMLKVLDFGLALLNEGAEPTPQGKELAGTPRYMSPEQMRGMTRLDHRSDLWSLGIVLYRSLTGQFPFSVDALEALRDGTSPPSLMPVSQVAPELGKEADGFFARALAPDPSQRFASAQEMAVAFSALVLAGRPTRPAKILIVDDEPDTILVMQQRFRKQIESAAYELIFATNGEEALEKLRQHPDTDVVLTDLNMPKMDGLSFLARVGEVNSLAKVIIVSAYSDMSNIRTAMNRGAFDFLVKPVSFQDLKSTLEKTLKHVGELRRMLRSTEENDLLRMFVHGGVVERVLSAVRTPLGVAGERVDATVVFVDVKNFLPVTRSELPDAAIRRLNANFEVIVSELVSSGGVVDKFVGDAVMAVFRGQGHLGRAAEACLQTRQRLSDLAFRSGEHSAYTHGVSMGLASGELLSGSIGAKTMGRLDATVLGDVVNTAAWLASVAGKDQLLIPEALRERLESRFECQAVGPHLLPGQKTPAPLYNIVNRKEPVVSTSDPTASTPPRKEKDDPRMVALNEGRD from the coding sequence ATGACCGAACGCCCCATCGGCGGCAGGTACATTCTGGAGCGAAGAATTGCCGGGGGAGGGATGGGCGCCATCTGGATGGCGCTCGACAGCCAACTCCAACGGCACGTGGCGCTCAAGCAAATGGCCTCCCATCGCGTCTCCTGCGCCGAGGACCGGCAACGGTTCGCCCGGGAGGCAAAAGCCATCGCGCGCCTCCACCACCCCCACGTGGTTCAGGTTCACGATTACGGGGTCGATGAGGATGTGCCCTACATCGTGATGGAGCTGCTCGAGGGCGAGGATCTCGAAGCGCTGCTGGGCCGGCGGCAGCGGCTCACCCCCGCCGCGGTGACGCCCCTGCTGCTTCAGGCGGCGCGGGCGCTCGACGCGGCCCACGCGGCCGGCATCGTCCACCGGGACCTCAAGCCCGCCAACCTCTTCCTGGCCCACGTGGACGGCGAGGAGATGCTCAAGGTGCTCGACTTCGGGCTGGCCCTGCTGAACGAGGGCGCCGAGCCCACGCCTCAGGGCAAGGAGCTGGCGGGAACACCCCGCTACATGAGCCCCGAGCAGATGCGGGGCATGACCCGGCTGGACCACCGCAGCGATCTCTGGTCGCTCGGCATCGTGCTCTACCGGAGCCTCACCGGTCAGTTCCCCTTCTCCGTGGATGCCCTGGAGGCCCTGCGCGACGGCACCTCCCCGCCCAGCCTGATGCCCGTCTCCCAGGTGGCGCCCGAGCTGGGCAAGGAGGCGGACGGCTTCTTCGCGCGCGCGCTCGCCCCGGACCCGTCCCAGCGCTTCGCCTCCGCCCAGGAGATGGCGGTGGCGTTCTCCGCGCTGGTGCTGGCGGGCCGCCCGACCCGGCCCGCGAAGATCCTGATCGTGGACGACGAGCCCGACACGATCCTGGTGATGCAGCAGCGCTTCCGCAAACAGATCGAATCCGCGGCCTACGAGCTGATCTTCGCCACCAACGGAGAGGAGGCCCTCGAGAAGCTGCGGCAGCATCCGGACACGGACGTCGTCCTCACGGACCTCAACATGCCGAAGATGGACGGGCTGTCGTTCCTGGCCCGGGTGGGTGAGGTGAACTCCCTGGCCAAGGTCATCATCGTCTCGGCCTACAGCGACATGAGCAACATCCGGACGGCGATGAACCGCGGGGCCTTCGACTTCCTGGTGAAGCCCGTGAGCTTCCAGGACCTGAAGTCCACGCTGGAGAAGACGCTCAAGCACGTGGGCGAACTGCGCCGGATGCTGCGCTCCACCGAGGAGAATGATCTGCTGCGGATGTTCGTGCACGGCGGCGTCGTGGAGCGGGTGCTCTCGGCGGTCCGCACGCCGCTGGGGGTGGCCGGAGAGCGCGTGGACGCCACCGTGGTGTTCGTCGACGTGAAGAACTTCCTGCCCGTCACCCGCAGCGAGCTGCCCGACGCGGCCATCCGGCGGCTGAACGCCAACTTCGAGGTCATCGTCTCCGAGCTGGTCTCCTCGGGGGGCGTGGTGGACAAGTTCGTGGGGGACGCGGTGATGGCCGTGTTCCGGGGCCAGGGGCACCTGGGCCGGGCCGCCGAGGCCTGCCTCCAGACGCGGCAGCGGCTGAGCGACCTGGCCTTCCGCAGCGGCGAGCACTCCGCCTACACGCATGGGGTGAGCATGGGGCTGGCCTCGGGCGAACTCCTCTCCGGAAGCATCGGGGCCAAGACGATGGGCCGCCTGGATGCCACGGTGCTCGGAGATGTGGTGAACACGGCGGCCTGGCTCGCCTCCGTCGCGGGCAAGGATCAGCTCCTCATCCCAGAGGCACTCCGGGAGCGGCTGGAGTCCCGCTTCGAGTGTCAGGCGGTGGGCCCCCACCTGCTTCCTGGCCAGAAGACGCCCGCGCCCCTCTACAACATCGTGAACCGGAAGGAGCCCGTGGTCTCGACCTCGGATCCCACGGCTTCAACCCCCCCGCGCAAGGAGAAAGACGATCCCCGCATGGTCGCGCTCAACGAAGGAAGGGACTAG
- a CDS encoding response regulator, producing MSTRASVLVIDDEPGIRDMLSFELSQEGFDVETAENGMAAVETLRRRKFDLAITDLKMPGMDGVATVEALRALDPDIEVIVATGYASVETAVACMKHGAYDYIQKPYDVAELKLLLERARQKSHLQSVVALYEASRALMTTLHHADLVQLVVTLAQRVLRADDIGLILWRDEPGDFHVHRLVHDVLPSEPLLLALAGRVTQKGGALRLAAHEIQPLASPSENRIYSSALAYPLVARDRALGALVALRRGNSLEFASSELQKGTVFASQLAISLDNARLYDELAQKVSELVRTREQLVHAEKMGLAGQLAGAVAHEVNNPLSFVQANLSAMSDYALMVNGMWLASKEAAHYLHGQNLPESQAHAHMLLAPAGTQERTESLLREIDEVVTDTLDGVKRIAELVSGFARLAEPQTSASPEPVDVNAVVQACLETLPEEGGPSAGEIHFLPSPCLALIAREDLKFALLQMMTFLRAPTGGQANPACTLILQTGTSEGQPWLDMINQDLRLTEEERRRIFDPRVELDSGGRTMRLNIALALTYQMLRRNDAEVSTMLDPELGIVFRILFKPPMPWM from the coding sequence ATGAGCACGCGCGCTTCCGTCCTGGTCATCGACGACGAGCCAGGCATCCGGGACATGCTCTCCTTCGAGCTCTCGCAAGAGGGCTTCGACGTCGAAACGGCCGAGAACGGCATGGCCGCGGTGGAGACATTGCGGCGCCGGAAGTTCGATCTGGCCATCACGGACCTCAAGATGCCCGGCATGGACGGGGTGGCGACCGTCGAGGCACTGCGCGCCCTGGATCCGGACATCGAGGTCATCGTCGCCACGGGCTATGCGAGCGTGGAGACGGCGGTCGCCTGCATGAAGCACGGGGCCTATGACTACATCCAGAAGCCCTATGACGTCGCCGAGCTGAAGCTCCTGCTTGAGCGGGCGCGGCAGAAGAGCCACCTTCAGAGCGTGGTGGCCCTCTACGAGGCGAGCCGCGCCCTCATGACGACGCTCCACCACGCGGACCTGGTGCAACTCGTGGTGACGCTGGCCCAGCGGGTGCTTCGCGCGGATGACATCGGGCTCATCCTCTGGCGGGACGAGCCCGGGGACTTCCACGTCCACCGGCTGGTGCACGATGTGCTTCCCTCGGAGCCGCTGCTCCTGGCGCTGGCCGGGCGCGTGACGCAGAAAGGGGGCGCGCTGCGGCTGGCCGCGCACGAGATCCAACCGCTCGCCTCCCCGAGCGAGAACCGGATCTACTCCTCCGCGCTGGCGTATCCGCTGGTGGCGCGAGACCGGGCCCTGGGCGCCCTGGTGGCGCTGCGTCGCGGCAACTCCCTGGAGTTCGCCTCGTCCGAGCTCCAGAAAGGAACGGTCTTCGCCAGCCAGCTCGCCATCTCCCTGGACAATGCCCGCCTCTACGACGAGCTGGCCCAGAAGGTGTCCGAGCTCGTCCGGACCCGCGAACAGCTCGTTCACGCCGAGAAGATGGGCCTGGCCGGGCAGCTCGCGGGCGCCGTCGCCCACGAGGTCAACAACCCCCTGTCCTTCGTGCAGGCCAACCTCAGCGCCATGAGTGACTATGCCCTGATGGTGAACGGCATGTGGCTGGCCTCGAAGGAGGCGGCGCATTACCTCCACGGGCAGAACCTCCCGGAGTCCCAGGCGCACGCCCACATGCTGCTCGCGCCCGCGGGCACCCAGGAGCGGACGGAGAGCCTGCTCCGGGAGATCGACGAGGTCGTCACCGACACGCTCGATGGCGTGAAGCGGATCGCCGAGCTCGTCTCCGGCTTCGCGCGCCTCGCCGAGCCGCAGACGTCCGCCAGCCCCGAGCCGGTGGACGTCAATGCGGTCGTCCAAGCGTGCCTCGAGACACTGCCGGAAGAGGGCGGGCCCAGCGCTGGGGAGATTCACTTCCTCCCATCGCCCTGCCTCGCGCTCATCGCGCGGGAAGACCTCAAGTTCGCCCTGCTCCAGATGATGACGTTCCTGCGCGCGCCCACGGGCGGCCAGGCCAACCCCGCCTGCACCCTCATCCTCCAGACAGGAACCTCGGAGGGCCAGCCCTGGCTGGACATGATCAACCAGGATCTGCGCCTGACCGAGGAAGAGCGGCGCCGGATCTTCGATCCCCGGGTGGAGCTGGACAGCGGCGGCCGGACGATGCGCCTCAACATCGCGCTCGCGCTGACGTATCAGATGCTGCGCCGCAACGACGCCGAGGTCTCGACGATGCTCGATCCGGAGCTCGGCATCGTGTTCCGGATCCTGTTCAAGCCGCCCATGCCGTGGATGTAG
- a CDS encoding YfiR family protein: MTRFSLRALTFLLVMLGHSLHALAADDLAPGKQAALLLRVLPYDRNFSKRVEEAVTVVVVYRERNLKSETYGIDVTMALKDIARTAQLRDLPVRVLRIGYSSPEEFEAAMAQQRVAALYVCPGLSDVIESISEISRRYKILSFSGREGDIREDISIGLLRRGARPAIVVNLSTAMAEGADLEPELLALSEILR, encoded by the coding sequence ATGACCCGGTTCTCCCTCCGCGCGCTCACGTTTCTGTTGGTCATGCTGGGCCACAGCCTCCATGCCCTCGCGGCGGATGATCTGGCCCCCGGCAAGCAGGCCGCGCTCCTGCTCCGCGTCCTGCCCTATGACCGCAACTTCTCGAAGCGCGTGGAGGAAGCCGTCACGGTCGTGGTGGTGTATCGCGAGAGGAACCTGAAATCCGAGACCTATGGCATCGATGTGACGATGGCCCTGAAGGACATCGCGCGGACGGCCCAGCTGCGCGACCTGCCCGTGCGCGTCCTGCGCATCGGGTACTCGAGCCCCGAGGAGTTCGAGGCGGCCATGGCGCAACAGCGCGTCGCCGCGCTCTACGTCTGCCCTGGCCTGAGCGACGTCATCGAGTCCATCTCCGAGATCTCCCGGCGCTACAAGATCCTCTCGTTCTCCGGCCGGGAGGGCGACATCCGCGAAGACATCAGCATCGGGTTGCTCCGGCGCGGGGCCCGGCCCGCGATCGTCGTGAACCTGAGCACCGCCATGGCTGAAGGCGCGGACCTGGAGCCCGAGCTGCTCGCGCTCAGCGAGATCCTTCGATGA
- a CDS encoding ATP-binding protein produces MTRLRRLLGEKPLTVKLAGLLSAVILATILSLSISLISTLTSNTEDLLHERAKSLATVMATLVSAAIEFEHTEAATERLSALAKSPDAIYAAIYAPDGTRLAQWGEVPPSSPFLLPVLIATSKMDHHHLQAAVPVGDTLHSSLVIAFSRAEQHRQAAAIIQAALLTSGLLLPIMILLGVLVATSIVQPIRAMTGIADAIARGDRIALSQLPSSEPDESGTLARAFHRLLVQEHENQSLLEARVEERTQALQKANAELALRLRQLAEAQEQLVQTGKMAAVGQLAGGVAHEINNPLAVILGFAQGMDRRVPENDPMRLPVRSIVREALRCKNLVQELLTFSRVGKKNIESVDLNALVRSTLVLVEARARTQEVKILQDFAATLPILQGNKTQLQQVLVNLGTNALDVMKGGGTLTVRTYLQGTESVCLEVTDTGSGIPEEVRSRIFDPFFTTKPVGEGTGLGLSLVYEIVQQHRGQIEVESQIGVGTTMRVKLPVSSSGAASA; encoded by the coding sequence ATGACCCGCTTGAGGCGTCTTCTGGGTGAGAAGCCCCTGACCGTCAAGCTCGCGGGGCTCCTGTCCGCCGTCATCCTGGCCACCATCCTCAGCCTGTCGATCTCGTTGATCTCGACCCTGACCTCCAACACGGAGGACCTGCTCCACGAGCGCGCCAAGAGCCTGGCCACGGTGATGGCGACGCTCGTCTCGGCCGCCATCGAGTTCGAGCACACGGAGGCCGCCACCGAGCGCCTGAGCGCCCTGGCCAAGAGCCCCGATGCCATCTACGCCGCCATCTACGCCCCCGACGGCACCCGCCTGGCCCAGTGGGGCGAGGTGCCCCCTTCGTCCCCCTTCCTGCTGCCGGTCCTCATCGCCACCTCGAAAATGGACCATCACCACCTCCAGGCGGCGGTCCCCGTGGGGGACACGCTCCACTCCTCGCTGGTCATCGCCTTCTCCCGCGCCGAGCAGCACCGCCAGGCAGCCGCCATCATCCAGGCCGCGCTGCTCACCTCGGGCCTGCTCCTGCCCATCATGATCCTGCTGGGCGTCCTCGTCGCCACCAGCATCGTCCAGCCGATCCGCGCCATGACGGGGATCGCGGATGCGATCGCCCGCGGAGACCGGATCGCGCTCTCGCAACTGCCCTCCAGCGAGCCGGACGAGTCGGGCACCCTGGCGAGGGCATTCCACCGGCTCCTGGTGCAGGAGCACGAGAACCAGTCCCTGCTCGAGGCGCGGGTGGAGGAGCGCACCCAGGCCTTGCAGAAGGCCAATGCGGAGCTGGCGCTGCGGCTGCGCCAGCTCGCGGAAGCCCAGGAGCAGCTCGTCCAGACCGGGAAGATGGCCGCGGTGGGCCAGCTGGCCGGGGGCGTCGCGCACGAGATCAACAACCCGCTGGCGGTCATCCTCGGTTTCGCCCAGGGCATGGATCGCCGCGTGCCCGAGAACGATCCCATGCGCCTGCCCGTGCGCTCCATCGTCCGCGAGGCGCTGCGCTGCAAGAACCTGGTGCAGGAGCTGCTGACCTTCTCCCGCGTCGGCAAGAAGAACATCGAGTCCGTCGATCTGAACGCCCTCGTGCGCTCCACGCTCGTGCTCGTCGAGGCGCGCGCGCGGACCCAAGAGGTGAAGATCCTCCAGGACTTCGCCGCGACCCTGCCCATTCTCCAAGGAAACAAGACTCAGCTCCAACAAGTGCTCGTGAACCTGGGGACGAACGCCCTCGATGTCATGAAGGGCGGAGGAACCCTGACGGTGCGTACGTATCTCCAGGGCACGGAGAGCGTCTGCCTGGAAGTCACGGACACCGGGAGCGGCATCCCCGAGGAGGTCCGCTCGCGAATCTTCGATCCCTTCTTCACGACCAAGCCGGTGGGTGAAGGGACAGGCCTGGGCCTGAGCCTCGTCTACGAAATCGTCCAGCAGCACCGGGGACAGATCGAGGTAGAGAGCCAAATCGGCGTGGGCACCACCATGCGGGTCAAACTCCCCGTGAGCTCAAGCGGGGCTGCAAGCGCATGA
- a CDS encoding adenylate/guanylate cyclase domain-containing protein, with translation MWLIMNPGLLTESVLPLPEGPTTIGRTEENSLCVLHASLSRRHARVERQGEQVVLFDLNSKNGTFLGDTRVEQRELRAGETFRCGEVSFKLVAALGEVKPTHVQPLRTRFSPASMEELLSQQTLAGSSILKVRQTAGGDSRIADKLQVLLKVSHLLSELGPIDEMLERIIQLVFQILEVDRAAIFLVDTASGTLRPRVARLASGQAPSQSFYSQQIVDYVRSRSVAALFADALQDSRLDGASSVMLQSIHGSMCVPLKARDEVLGVLYVDNLTQANRFTEEDLEFLTAFGNQAAIALEISLLSQRLAEEAALRNSYLRFFPPSVIKKIQGARGAPLDIVETEVTVLFSDITGFTSLSSTLHPRQVVDLLNEYFPVMADIVFRHEGTLEKYIGDALMAVWGAPFPQPDDADRALRASVEMQRALVGLNARWRAQGKPELQIHVGLNTGRVAAGNIGSEHYLQYATIGDATNVASRICSAAEAGEICIAETTLQRCAERPWPLAKLAPVHVKGKTEPLTLYRVDWRDAPST, from the coding sequence ATGTGGCTCATCATGAACCCTGGCCTGCTCACGGAGAGCGTGTTGCCGCTGCCCGAGGGGCCCACGACCATCGGCCGGACGGAGGAGAACAGCCTCTGCGTGCTCCACGCCAGCCTGTCGCGCCGGCACGCGCGGGTGGAGCGCCAGGGCGAGCAGGTGGTGCTCTTCGACCTGAACAGCAAGAACGGGACGTTCCTCGGTGACACCCGGGTGGAGCAGCGCGAGCTGCGCGCCGGGGAGACCTTCCGGTGCGGCGAGGTGTCCTTCAAGCTGGTGGCGGCGCTGGGCGAAGTGAAGCCCACCCACGTCCAGCCGCTCCGCACCCGCTTCTCTCCGGCCTCCATGGAGGAGCTGCTCTCCCAGCAGACCCTCGCCGGCAGCTCCATCCTCAAGGTCCGGCAGACGGCCGGAGGGGACAGCCGCATCGCCGACAAGCTCCAGGTGTTGCTCAAGGTGAGCCACCTCCTGTCAGAGCTGGGCCCCATCGACGAGATGCTGGAGCGCATCATCCAGCTCGTCTTCCAGATCCTCGAGGTGGACCGGGCCGCCATCTTCCTGGTGGACACCGCGAGCGGCACGCTGCGCCCCCGGGTGGCGCGGCTCGCCTCGGGCCAGGCGCCCTCCCAGTCCTTCTACAGCCAGCAGATCGTCGATTATGTGCGCAGCCGCAGCGTGGCGGCGCTCTTCGCGGACGCCTTGCAGGACTCCCGGCTGGATGGGGCCTCCTCGGTGATGCTGCAATCCATCCACGGCTCCATGTGCGTGCCGCTCAAGGCGCGCGACGAAGTGCTGGGCGTGCTGTACGTGGACAACCTCACCCAGGCCAACCGCTTCACCGAGGAGGACCTGGAGTTCCTCACCGCCTTCGGCAACCAGGCCGCCATCGCCCTGGAGATCTCCCTGCTCTCGCAGCGGCTGGCGGAGGAGGCCGCGCTGCGCAACTCCTACCTGCGCTTCTTCCCTCCCTCCGTCATCAAGAAGATCCAGGGCGCGCGAGGGGCCCCGCTGGACATCGTCGAGACGGAGGTGACGGTCCTCTTCTCGGACATCACCGGCTTCACCTCCCTGTCCTCCACCCTGCACCCCCGCCAGGTGGTGGACCTGCTCAACGAGTACTTCCCCGTCATGGCCGACATCGTCTTCCGCCACGAGGGGACGCTCGAGAAGTACATCGGCGACGCGCTCATGGCCGTCTGGGGCGCACCGTTTCCCCAACCGGATGACGCGGACCGGGCCCTGCGCGCCTCGGTGGAAATGCAGCGCGCGCTGGTGGGCCTGAACGCGCGCTGGCGGGCGCAGGGCAAGCCGGAGCTTCAGATTCACGTGGGGCTCAACACGGGCCGGGTCGCCGCGGGCAACATCGGCTCCGAGCACTACCTCCAGTACGCCACCATCGGAGACGCCACCAACGTCGCCAGCCGCATTTGCAGCGCGGCCGAGGCCGGAGAGATCTGCATCGCCGAGACCACGCTCCAGCGCTGCGCGGAGCGGCCGTGGCCGCTGGCGAAGCTGGCGCCCGTTCACGTCAAGGGCAAGACGGAGCCCCTGACGCTGTACCGGGTGGACTGGCGGGACGCGCCCTCGACGTGA
- a CDS encoding response regulator — translation MSLAGKCILIADDEEGIRDLFRFTLEPLGVEVVTVSDGWEAFEAVQLRGFDLIILDVHMPRLSGPEVLVKIRELRPAQRVLVVSSSSDASHAFEQRVSEFGASACLYKPVELDELLSAIERALSEGGKAA, via the coding sequence ATGAGCCTGGCAGGCAAATGCATTCTGATCGCAGATGATGAAGAAGGCATCCGTGACCTCTTTCGATTCACTCTGGAACCCCTCGGCGTGGAGGTCGTCACGGTCAGCGATGGGTGGGAGGCTTTTGAAGCCGTCCAGCTCCGGGGTTTCGATCTCATCATCTTGGATGTGCATATGCCCCGGCTGAGCGGTCCCGAGGTGCTCGTGAAGATCCGGGAGCTCCGGCCGGCCCAACGGGTGCTGGTGGTGAGCAGCAGCTCGGATGCCAGTCATGCTTTCGAGCAGCGGGTGTCCGAGTTCGGCGCCTCCGCCTGCCTGTACAAGCCCGTGGAGCTCGATGAGCTGCTCTCGGCCATCGAACGCGCCCTGTCCGAAGGGGGAAAGGCCGCATGA
- a CDS encoding Crp/Fnr family transcriptional regulator yields MSYSQLLARIALFENLEAEELEHLSSLLRSRRYAKGEVIFHQGDVGTALYIVRKGEVAIRLSSDEGKEVILALLDRGDFFGELALLDEEPRSTDAVAREEADLLSLQREDFRRFLEARPQVAMRLLSTLSRLVRRVTQLVHDTTFLDARTRLVRVLLELAEHQSQPAAEGITITPKLTQSELANLCGLTRESTNKWLRFYVREGLLSYEGGQITLVKPERLGQDAE; encoded by the coding sequence ATGTCGTATTCACAGCTTCTGGCCCGAATTGCTCTCTTCGAAAACCTCGAGGCAGAGGAACTGGAGCACCTGTCCTCGCTCTTGCGGTCCCGGCGCTATGCCAAGGGCGAGGTCATCTTTCATCAAGGAGATGTGGGAACGGCGCTCTACATCGTCCGCAAGGGTGAGGTGGCCATCCGCCTCAGCTCGGATGAGGGCAAGGAAGTCATTCTGGCGTTGCTCGACCGGGGTGACTTCTTCGGAGAGCTGGCCTTGTTGGATGAAGAGCCGCGCTCGACGGACGCCGTGGCGCGGGAGGAGGCCGACCTGCTGAGTCTCCAGCGCGAGGACTTCCGCCGCTTCCTGGAAGCACGTCCCCAGGTGGCCATGCGCCTGTTGTCCACGCTCAGCCGGCTGGTCCGGCGGGTCACGCAGCTCGTCCACGACACGACGTTCCTGGATGCGCGCACGCGCCTGGTGCGTGTCTTGCTGGAACTGGCGGAGCATCAGAGCCAGCCCGCCGCCGAGGGCATCACCATCACCCCGAAGCTCACCCAGTCCGAGTTGGCCAACCTGTGCGGCCTCACCCGGGAGAGCACCAACAAGTGGCTTCGCTTCTACGTCCGCGAGGGGCTGCTGTCTTACGAGGGTGGGCAGATCACCCTCGTCAAACCCGAGCGGCTTGGCCAGGATGCCGAGTGA
- a CDS encoding type VI immunity family protein, producing the protein MKAHYPRIRLHAEHGALWVRESLHVCFYMHLPHEEVAPCILDALECYCREVGPQSLGFYVDYEGNWQQLDGFRQRELRREMLEGQWTLLEMRDTPQEVGAYGFSYYGKSRATLDAASASDAVSAVSFWLPTEYLEASGPEHVRAFALHLAATLPWSSGHAGLAFKSLTGLLETEESRQLCLRYPGIDVADVSTISWHLGQRVRVPSWMNFMRPPVQALPHLIQTGFDFQSLEEGRAVITLGLWPEAGDLTEGRNLPLYRELVRTLEPWRYHEHVPRRSLMGEHVRRWDRRFLE; encoded by the coding sequence ATGAAAGCCCACTATCCGCGCATCCGGCTCCATGCGGAGCATGGCGCGCTCTGGGTGCGTGAAAGCCTGCATGTGTGTTTTTACATGCACCTTCCTCATGAAGAGGTGGCTCCTTGTATTTTGGATGCCTTGGAATGCTATTGCCGGGAAGTGGGGCCTCAATCGTTGGGTTTCTATGTCGATTACGAGGGGAATTGGCAGCAACTCGATGGTTTTCGGCAGCGGGAACTCCGGCGGGAAATGCTCGAAGGCCAATGGACCCTCTTGGAAATGAGGGATACACCACAAGAAGTGGGTGCATATGGGTTCAGCTATTATGGCAAGAGCCGTGCCACCCTGGACGCTGCTTCAGCGTCTGACGCCGTGAGTGCTGTGTCGTTCTGGCTTCCTACGGAATACTTGGAGGCGAGTGGGCCTGAGCATGTGCGTGCATTCGCTCTCCATCTGGCCGCCACGTTGCCTTGGAGTTCTGGCCATGCTGGGCTCGCGTTCAAATCGTTGACCGGGCTGCTGGAGACCGAGGAGTCGCGTCAGCTGTGCCTCCGCTACCCAGGGATAGACGTTGCCGATGTGAGCACCATCTCCTGGCATTTGGGGCAACGTGTGAGAGTTCCATCTTGGATGAACTTCATGAGGCCACCGGTGCAAGCGCTGCCCCATCTGATTCAAACGGGCTTCGATTTCCAGAGTCTGGAGGAAGGCCGCGCTGTCATCACCCTGGGACTATGGCCTGAAGCGGGTGATCTCACGGAGGGGCGCAATCTGCCCCTCTATCGCGAGCTGGTACGGACACTGGAGCCATGGCGCTACCATGAACACGTTCCGAGGCGATCACTGATGGGGGAGCACGTGCGGCGCTGGGATCGCCGTTTCCTGGAGTGA